TGCAGCTTCGGCTGCTTGCTCGGTAGTGAGTGGTGCGGTTGGGTCGAGAGCTTCCGCCTTTTCAGCATCTGTAACTTCTTCAGAAGAGTTGTTTTCTTCCGGGGATCCGGGTGCGGTATGAACAGGTGGGTTCTTTGTTCTCTCAATAGCTTCTGCCTTCAATTGGTATTCGACTTCGTAGATGATCTCAGGCCATACCCATATCCAACAAAAGGTCCGCAGATGAGTAACCCAGCCTCCTCGAATGAGCCATGCAAGCATTTCCATATACTTTTCGCGATGACTCTTGGAGGGGACAAAAGACTTGTAAGGGCGTGGGGCATACGATATTTGGCCAAGGAAACTTTGCAAAGATGGAGCAAAAGGAAATGCCTTTTTCCACTGTTGGCTTGCTGTAATTAACTTATGCATATCGCAGTTGGGAGAAACAATAAACATATCCCGAGCATGAATAGGTGGAATGGCAATTGCTTTGCGCCAATAAATCAAATGCTGTGCGAGAGTAAGAACTTCATCGAGACCAACGTTGTTTGCCTGCGCGACTTGTTGGAACGACAAAGTGGGTTTGGCCCATTTAATAACCTGAATTAAAGGAGTAGAGAGTTCTGTATCTTCAGATGATATCTCAGCGATAACATCAACCTCATCCTCAAGAAGGAGAAGCGCAAAATGCTTGTCAAGCTGTGTGGGGTCTGGATTGCCTTCCTCATCGACAAGAGGGTTAGCGCTAGAAAGTAATACACCGGGTTTTGCTCGCTCGTTGGGGTTTGGAAAGCTCATCAAAAATGTCGGAATCGGGATATGAAGAGACAAATCAATGGGAGGCTTGGTATCGAGACAGACGGTGGTGATAGTATTGTTGACAACAGCATCGTAAACGTCGCGCATTGCATCTGCCAATGTGGATTTGACCAAAATTTGGCTCCACAACTGGCTCATTGGGCGCTCTATAAATCAGTCAGCTTGTGAAGTAAATTCATGTACAAAGATGACTTACTATCTTCGCGGGCTCTCTCCTTCATTCCAAGAATGGTCTCAGACTCCTTCCAAACATAATTACTCTGGGCTTGAGCATGGTTGAGGGCCTTGTTGAAAGTCTTAATAACATGCTCATAAAGCTCCTCGATTCTCTCATCCTGTTCATGTCTGGGTAAACTGATGACGAAAACAACGTTAAACATTGTCATTTCTCCACGATCATCACCGTCATCCGAGCCACTgcccttcttttcttgactGCTAGTAGCCGTCTGAccttcttctgcttcatcttcatctttggCCAACTCTTTGTCCTTCTTCGACTTTCTCGGcttcttccaaaatccatcctCGCGGATGTGCAAGGGATAGGAAACAAAGTAGAGATTATCAATTGACAGCTCAAACTTCTTCTTATGGTATGCGCGTGGCGGGGTCAAAATGCTTGCAAGATCCACGGTAGGAAATTCGCCGAATTGTTCCCAAGGAACGATCTGCTCGCCGTCTCTACCCTCAAGGTGATCGTCGTTTTCGATCACCACGTGACGCGATCTACTGCCATTTCCCCCATTCACCTTTTTTCCATTCAAGTTCAGTTTTCCCATCTTTGAAGCAATTGGGTCTTCAAGATCGGAGAAGTCGTCGctatcatcctcatcgcTCCCTGTCCGCTGTTCGAGCTCGGTCTGATCGGTTTCCGTGCCGTATCTATAATTGCGTGGTGGTGGAGCAAATGAAGGTCGAGGTGGATAGTGAAAAACAAAGTGTGGTCctgtttgagatttgataacAAGAGCAACGGCAATTAAGCCAGAGTCAATGAAAGGTTCAGATTTGTCCATACTGAAAACTCTCCCTTCAAGATTGTATTGAGGGTTTGAAGGTTGATTCTTAGAGGTTGTGGCTTGCTTTCGAGAGCTTTGTTTTGGGTTGGGAGGCATATTGATGAAAGAGGCCCGTGCAGAATACTGGCCCGAGCTTCTGATATATAATGTTAGTAATTGTTGGCTCTAATAGGAGTTTCgagatctttcaaaaaatacC
The sequence above is drawn from the Botrytis cinerea B05.10 chromosome 11, complete sequence genome and encodes:
- the Bcnpr3 gene encoding Bcnpr3 gives rise to the protein MPPNPKQSSRKQATTSKNQPSNPQYNLEGRVFSMDKSEPFIDSGLIAVALVIKSQTGPHFVFHYPPRPSFAPPPRNYRYGTETDQTELEQRTGSDEDDSDDFSDLEDPIASKMGKLNLNGKKVNGGNGSRSRHVVIENDDHLEGRDGEQIVPWEQFGEFPTVDLASILTPPRAYHKKKFELSIDNLYFVSYPLHIREDGFWKKPRKSKKDKELAKDEDEAEEGQTATSSQEKKGSGSDDGDDRGEMTMFNVVFVISLPRHEQDERIEELYEHVIKTFNKALNHAQAQSNYVWKESETILGMKERAREDKRPMSQLWSQILVKSTLADAMRDVYDAVVNNTITTVCLDTKPPIDLSLHIPIPTFLMSFPNPNERAKPGVLLSSANPLVDEEGNPDPTQLDKHFALLLLEDEVDVIAEISSEDTELSTPLIQVIKWAKPTLSFQQVAQANNVGLDEVLTLAQHLIYWRKAIAIPPIHARDMFIVSPNCDMHKLITASQQWKKAFPFAPSLQSFLGQISYAPRPYKSFVPSKSHREKYMEMLAWLIRGGWVTHLRTFCWIWVWPEIIYEVEYQLKAEAIERTKNPPVHTAPGSPEENNSSEEVTDAEKAEALDPTAPLTTEQAAEAARLERLAAKTVAEAKAAEDEFKKMPVPEATEHPSLNNAEHLKYISSYAIVDPHKASHVETLYIAAIGKRWTDPKAKTLWPKFVKYFNGTTALEDIWAKEGMKRKETWNVLMAYQEQILVMKHW